TGATCATTAAGACCAAAGCTTTTATATAAGTCTATATTTTGTCGTGCCAATGGATCTGGAAGTAAAATCTTTGTCTTGCATGAATTTTTTATAGTATTAGATATATTTGAATTAATAATATCTGATAATTCTTGAGTTGCAAAAACAACACTGGCGTTCTTCTTTCTAAGGACTTTCAACCATTCTCTGATCTTTTGTTCGAACTGCTCATTATCAAAGAATAACCAACATTCATCCAGGATTATAAGGGTAGGAGTCCCATCTAAAGATTGTTCTAACCTATAAAATAGATAGGAAAGTATAGGGGTAATGGCAGTTTTATTATCTGAGATCTTTTCCATTTCAAATACCGTATAAAAATTATTCAGATCTATATTTTCATTATTTGAATCGAAATATTTCCCCATAATTCCCTGGTTTGTATAAGGTTTTATAGCCAACCTTAATTCTTCATCTTGAAGATATGTTGCAAATGAAGAAATAGTTCTTAGTTCTACAGGAGTTTCCTTTAAATCTAATAATGCTTTATATATATGCTCCTTTTTTTCAGGAATTAATTCAATTTTCTCTTGGATAAAGATGTTTTCTAACCATTCTTGGCAAAATTCTATATCTTTATCTATATTTTTTAATGGTTGAAAGCTAATAATATTTTCTTCATGTCCCAGATCATAAAAGATACCATCTAATGCTTTAGTAAGGACTCTAGAGCTGCCTCCCTTATCAAAAGTAAACACCTTGGATTTCTCATATTTAAACCAGTTATTAGTAATTGCATTTAATAATACTGATTTACCACTTCCTGTAGGTCCAATAATCATTGTATGTCCCACATCCCCCTGATGTAAGTTAAGATAAAATGGTGTTGATCCACTAGTACTGGTAGCTATTAACGATGTATCTTTTAGGTGTTTATTTCTTTGTTCTCCCTGCCAAACGCAGCTGAGAGGTAAAAGATGTGATAAAAATATAGAGTTTATTAGGGGTTTTCTTACGTTGTATGTAAAGTTTCCGGGTAAACTGCCTAAATATCCCTCCACACTATTTAAACTCTCTTCTACACACGTAAACCCAATACTATTTATGACTTTCTGTATTAAATTACTATCCTCTTCTAAGAGTTGAATATCTTTATTTTGAAGGATTAATACATTGGTATAGTATCCTAAGGACGCATATTCACCTTGTATAAGTTCTTTTTCTTCCTGGACTTCTTCAGCTTTTGATAATGAATCTCTATTGATGTTGTGCTCTGTCTCTCTTCCGGTAAAAGTTTCTTGTATTAGCTGGAAAAAAGATTTTCTTCCTCCAAACCATTTCTTATATTGAGAATTCAATGTTTTAAGAGCTTCTTCTTTTTCTATAGGGATAAACCTGGTTACCCACCTATAATTTATTGGCAACCTGTTTAAGCTGTCTAGAATACAAGAATACGAAGTATCTGGAAAACTATTTATAGAAATTACTTTTAGATATTCATCTTCTAATCTAGGTTCTAACCCTCCTATTAATTCAGTGTCATATAGATAAGAATCTATAGGTGTTTCTAAAGTTGGGACTGTCATATCTATATTTTGTTTAGATATCGTTGAGTGCAAATATGTAAGTAGTTCCTGCTGATTTAATAGTTTAGCTTCCACAAAATATGTAGAAAATTCACTGAAGAAAAAAGAAATTTTTGAGACAAAATCATCCAAATATTTCTTAGCAATAATTTCTTTCACATCATCCTTATTTTTCGTTATATATAGATCACTTATCTTTTGGGAATTATCCTTTGGAGGGCTATAGACAATGGTAAAATAATATTCACTCTCATAGTGGTTACCGCTTTCAAAGCTTTCTTTTCTTTTAGATTCCATTAAATAGAGCGGTATTTTATTAATTTTATCTATATGACTTTCATATATTTTACTTTTCTTTCTTCTGGCTTCTATATAGAAACTATATTCATTACCTAACCTTTTCATTAATTCATTTATCTTATAGGATATTAAATCAACAGTATCATCCAGACTAGAATCGAGATCCTGACCCCTGTATTTAATAATTACCTGTAAAGTTCCATCTTTATTAAGCATAAGACCTAATTGATTGTTTTTCTCATCTTCTTCAACATCTAGATTTATTAAGTATCCCCATGGGATATAATTAAACAATTTATCTTCATTTAAATATTCTTTAAATATCATTTGTTATACTCCTCCTATGGGTAATAATTTTTTTTAGTCTTTATGTACCTCATAAAAATTTTAAAAAAATCATTATCTTTTTTTGTAGCAACAATTATTAGAGCATGAAATACAAGAAACACCGGTATAACCACTATGTTTTGAAAACCCAAGATAAATATTGCTATTAATGTTGAGTTCAAAATAACTAATTTTCTATCTCCTCCTGCTAAAGTATGCTCTTTAGTTATCGCTTTACATACTTGGTATTCTTTCATCGAATCCTCCATCTTAATTTATTTTTTCTAATATATATTCATTCTTTTCATATTTTTTAACTTTAACTATTTCATGTATCTTCCGTCTAAGTCCGTCTTTTTTTATATTTATAATTAAATTCACAGCTTCAGCAATCATCTTTTGTTGAGGTGTAGATGAAATCTCCTGGATATACTGTTCTAACTTATTTAATCCAGATTTACTGTCATTGGCATGAATAGTTGAGACACCTCCTGGATGACCTGAATTCCAGGCTTTTAAAAGGTCAAGGGCTTCCCCTCCTCTTACCTCTCCAACTATAATCCTATCTGGTCTGAATCTCATAGTTGATTTTAATAGATCTCTCATACTTGTATGTGGAGTAGTTCTCATGAATACATGATCTTCATTGTTACATTGAAGTTCCTGTGTATCTTCTAGTATTACAATTCGATCATTATAGTTTTTCATCTCATCAATAATTGCATTTGTTAGCGTTGTTTTCCCTGTAGAAGTACCTCCAACAACTAATATATTCATCCTCTCTTCAATAGCCCTTTGGATTGTTTTCATCTGTTCCAGAGTCATTATCTTATCTTTTACATATCTATCCAATGAAAAGACCATGGATGCTTTTTTCCTAATTGTAAAACTTGGATTAATAACCGAAGGTGGAATCATTCCCTGGAATCTAGATCCACATCCTGGAAGTTCAGCACTGATAATGGTGCTAAATTTATTCATAACTTCATTACTAGTCGTTGAAACAATATTTATTATCTTTCTTGAATTTTCTGAAAGAATTATTTCTCCTGTAAAGATCCTTCCTTTTGAAAGAGTATCTATCCAAAGCTTTTTATCCGGGTTAACCATTATTTCTATTACATCTTTATCGTCTAGATAGGTTGAAATTTTATCTCCTAAAGCACTTTTTAAAAGTGATAAATTAATCATATTTCTCTCCTCGACCCTAGTTTTTCTTCTCTAGATTATTCACCAGATTTTTTAAAGTATTTGTTTCAGAGATATTACTACTTTCAATAGCGTTAAAAGCATGGATGATGCCTCCGAAGATTATTTTTTTGTTCTCCTTAGATTCTGAAAATGTTTTGAATATATCGGTGCTCTTAACAAAATTTATCAATGCCTTTTCCTGCTTAATCTCCTCTTTTTTCAATAGCTCTTTTTTTAATCTTATAATCCTATTTTTTTCAATCAGGAGTTTTTGTTCTTTAATTTCCAGTTTTTCTAGGGGAGTTAATTGTTTTTCCTGAGTTGTTTCATTCATATATTTCCCTCCATTTCGGAAGTTCCGAAATTCATTTTTATTATTTATCTGTTTAAATTTATAGATCTGTTGGCTGTTCCGCTGCCTCTTTTTCTTTAACTATTTTATCTAAAATTTTCTTATCTATTTTTTTTAAATACTTAGGATCTTTAAAATATCTAACCTTAGTCCCTTGAATCGGATGTTCTCCTGTTACAAGGATTAAACTTTTATCCATATCATAGGTTCCAACTTCTCCTACAGTGAGTAAATTTCTCGATGCAATGTGTTCTGTATGGTTCCAATCGGAAAAATACTTGAATCCTTTAAAAGACTTAGTTTGATATTCTATTGTTTCAGTTCCTAGTGCACTTGATATTATTTTTGGTGTTTCATAGTCTCCTTTACTTGGAGTAAAAAACATATTAATATGGCAATTTGATAAAATACTATTATCCTTTGTGTATAATCTATTTATCTGGTTGATATCCTGAGTGATGATCAATGCTTTCATTCCATATCCTGCAATATACGCTAAAGCAGTCTCTATAATAGGAATCTTTCCTAAAGCCGGAAATTCATCCAGCAGCAGTAATAATCTATGTTTAAACCCTTTATTCTCTGTTCCATTTGAAAAATCCATTTCATCTGTTAAACCATTTATTATCTGTGCTATTATCAATCTGAATACTGGTGCTGTTATCTTTATAGCCTTTGGTGGGGTTACTAAATATAGATTTAAAGGAACCTCATCATTCATTAGATCTTTTATTGAAAAATCTGATGAAGAAGTATTTTTATCTATTATTGGATCGGCATACACTCCAAGCATAGAGATTAAAGATGACATAATACTTTCTCTTTCTTTATCTGGCTTTGAGATTATGTCTCCTGCTTCCCTTGAAGCTTTAGGATGAGTATGTTTCATTGCTACCTCTTCAATTTCCCCCTCTTCGTTCTCCATCTTAACTTTTGTTGTATCGTTATATATGTTTTCAAAAAGTGTAGAATCATCTGTATGTTTTGTCTCTATTATCTCCTCCATCTTTTCTTGTAAATCTTTGGAAGGATCTGTTAAAAATTTAAGAACTTTACCTATTGTCGGTTCCTCTTCGATATATAGAATATGCATCAATACCCCTGAAAATATTTTTCTTGCTGATATAGTCCAATGATCTTCTTTTTCTACTGAACAAACTATCTCGGCTATGACCATACTATCCTGGTATTCATAAACTGTTCCTTTTCTGATTTCCTTTAGAGGATTATATCTACAACTATCATAGGGATTAGTTGGATCAAACTTAAAACATTTATGCCCCAATACCTTTTCTCTATATGCAGCAGTAAGCTGAAAGTTCTCTCCTTTTATGTCATTTACCACTGTTGAATGCTTCCAAGTAAGAAGGGTAGGAATGATTACACCTACACCTTTTCCTGATCTTGTAGGAGCCATGAGAGTAATATGTGTAACACTGGTATCTAAGATCTCATTTCTTTTGTCGTCTAAGCCTAAAACTACTCCATCTCTTTTTAACTCTTCATCGGAAAGAACTTTACTGTATCTCTCCCACATTCCACTTTTTTTCAAACTATTTCTTATCTTTTTAGGATCTGGATATAGATCAGCTTTTTTTATATCTTCTTTTGTTCCCCACCTAGCAGTACCATGTGAATCTAATTGCTTTTTACTTTTATTTAGTAGAATTAGAATAATAAACCCGATTAAGGCAGATAAAAATATAGAATTTATACTCCTATCAAAAGCTATGGGGGTATTTTTAAAGAATCCTTTTATTCCCCATATGAAAAAACTATAAAAATGATAGACAGGAATTGACCTTATAACTAATAAGGGATTACCTAAACTCCTATGATAATTGGTGTACTTAGCATATGTTTGGGTTGCAAACTGTAAAGTAGAGATAAAAGTCATCAAGATAACAGCTATTGATAATTTCTTTTTTTTTATTGCCACTCACTACCTCCAAGACATTTTTTCTAAGATCTCTATGATTTAGAGCTCATACTCTGAAAGAATAATATCTTTATTCACTAAGATATTGAACTTCATTCCATTTCGTATCTCTATTGTTGGGTCTACTGAGAGGCTTCTCTCAACAATTTTGTTCCCAACTTTGATTGTTTCAAGTGATGCTGTTTCCCCTGCAATTGATAAATAACTCCTATCGTCGTCATCGCTACCATTATCATCTGTGACAATTGAAGTTGTTGTAGCTAATACACTTGAAAATACAATACCTTGCAGTAATTTCCCATAATGATTGTTTACCTTATCTTTTAACCCTTTTTCTCCTGAAGAAGTAATACCAGCCATTCCGATTAAATTTATAGATTTTTGATTTGGAAAAATTATTCTATCCCAATTTACCCCTATTCTTTCCTGCCCAAAGTTAATATCTGATAAATAACTCCCATAGAGTTTAGATCCTTTAGGTATTAGTAAGTAGTTTCCTGTTTTTGAATCATAAACATTTTCAGAAACTTGAGCTACTACATCTCCTGGAAGATCACTATTTATTTTAGAGATAGTCACCGACGGAATAATAGTTCCTTGTTTTACCTCTAGGTCTTTTAACGGGAGTTCTTCCCTTGCTTTCAGATAATTTGTGTTGTAAAACCCTAGGCTAGTTTCATTAACTGCATCCATTTCTTTTTTTTCTTTAATATTTTTTTTAGAATAATCTGAACCAGAATTCATAAAGCCTATTTTACTTGCTTTAGCTAATTCAATAGCAGCTAATCTCTTTTGTTCTTCCTGATCAGCATAGTATGATGGAACCTCTTGTTCATAATTATTTTGATATCCATCTTCAGGAGGTTTTTCATAACTTTCAATTTCTTTTCCTTGGTTTTCCCATTCTTTTTGTTCCACATAGTCCCCAGGTAATCCTATATCTTCCTCTATTTTCTCAATTACTTGAGTCTCAACTACTTTTACCACTTCTTTTTTAGATGGTTTAAGGACTAAAAGAAGGATAAATACAAGAATTACACCTAAAGCTGTCAGTACAACCATCTTTTTTGAAATGTGAACTCCTTTAATTTCTACCTTTTCCATATAGCCTCCTATTTTTTCTTAATTCTCACACTTTTTTTACCCAGCTTTAATATGAACTCTTTTCCTAACCGATCTACGATATAATAGTTATTTTTCACCCTATAATTAACTAATTTTAGATCTTTACCATCTTTTAAAAATAAAGATGGTGCTTCCTGCATAATATCTTTCATAACAAAGAAAGTCTTATTCCCATCATCAAATACTTGAGTAGGTGCAATCTCTAATTTATGACTATATATTTTATATCTAAAATTAATACTTTCAGTATTTACAGTTGTTAGCTCATTTCGATCTTTAGCTGCCTGCTCTTGCTTTATTTTTTCTTTATTTCTCTTTAATTCCAACTTTTGCTGGGGGTAATCAAACTCAACAACTGAGTTCCATTGATTAGTAGATGAATTTATTAAGATGTTATATTCCCTTTTATCTGTTTGAATTGTTATATTAGTTTTTATATCTTTATAAAATGGTTTTATATATACCCTTGAACCATTAGGTGTTGAAACAGTCTCAAGCCCCCACCTAGAGGTATCTCCTGCTCCTATGAAGATAATCTCCTCATCTTTGTTAAGATTGATAGAAGTTAAATATCCAAGCTTCCCATAGATGTTATACGAATCGCTCTTGTTATAGACAAAAGTTGTTTTTATATTTGCCTTCGCTTGCTTTAAGCCGCTTTGTATTCTACTTTTTACCATTGTAAAATCTTCACTAAATGAAGTAATACTACTAATAGCAATCATTAAAATTAACAATTTCTTTCTCAAATTTAATCCTCCTTAAAAATCTTGATTTATAGATAGATCTGTTATTGTTATCCCTAATGGGTTAATAATCAGCTCTGCTTCTGTATTGGCAGGGATAGATTTTAAACTAAAAATCCCTTCTTGGTTTGCTCTATCTGATATTCCACCTTCCCTATAGCTTGTTTCCTTCCATCTAACTTTAAATGAATTAGTATTTGGAACTTTTACTATGGAAGCAATTTGAATATTTCTACTCTCCTTATCTTTAAATCTTTGATTAATGTTGTCTTCCATATATATTTTCTTTAATTTTGTTTTGGCTTCTAGACTGGTATACTTAAGAGCTTCTTTATATTCAGTTGAAAATAAAACAGGATCTAATGGTATGGATCTAATCTTAATTAGGAATTGTCTTAAATAATGTTTGTATTGAACATCTGAAATACTATATTTATTTTCAAGAGGTCTCACAATATTTGTTACTTCACCAGTTTTTTTTATTTCAACTATATAGGGTACAAATGATGCTTTTGTTGATATACGAAGAGTCACAAATAGACTAATGCTAAACATTATTACCATGCTTAAAAATGCTAATTGCCAATTTCTTACTGATTTTGATAATTTCATATATCTGTCATTCCAAGGACTAGATGGAGAAAGCTCCACCTTATCCTTAGTTTTTTTAATATTTGTTTTCCACATAATAATTCTCTACCTCCCTATCTAAAATCCTACTCCTCCTGAGAATCCAAAGAATGTAGGAACCCAGCTTGTTGCTGCAAATACTATGGAAATACCAAATACTATGTTTACTAATTTTTTCATCGCACCACCCATTTCTCCAAATGCCATGGCAAGACCACAAGACGCAACTGCAATAATTGCAAGTGATTTAGCTACTGGACCTGTAATAGATTCCATTATTTTATCTAATTGTCCTTCAAATGGAAGCCCTGCTCCAGAAGCCAGACTTGCTTGATTTAACACAATGAACAGGGTTAATATAGTTAAAAATCCAATATTCTCACTGATAAATTTAATTGCTTTAATTTCCTTATTTTTCATTATTACCTCCTAAAAAAAACGATAAAAAAAAGCCTGCTAAAAGAAAGCAATATTTAATTGCTTTTTCTAACAGACTTTGAGTCATTATGCTCACTATCTATTGTTATTTAAAAATTAATCTTACTTTTATAAATAAACCTTTAGGTTAATCCCTACTAATTTATTTAGATTTAATTTTTAAGTTGTTGGTTACTAGTTATTAAGTGCTTTATTTTTTAAAATTTGTTCAAGATCACTGACATTAAATTTAAAATCATATGTTATCTTTAAGCTGCATACGGAACCCTTTAGATCTAAGTTCATCCCCTTATAATTACTACTTAATTTGATTTCATTCTTTTGAATCTTTGACAATAGTTCTCCTAAATATTCTTGATTTCTATCGGTCATAGTCCCCCTCCCTTATGGTAATGATAATTAATTATTTTTCTTATCCAATTCGTTCTCTTTATTTTTTACTATTTGATTTATCTCTTTTAAATATTTTTCAATGATATCTATCTCACTTTTTATATTTTTTAGTTCTTTTGAATTTTTAACCTTTGTCAGGTTATTTTTCATTTTTTCAAACTTTTTTAAATTTATATGTGTTTTAGGTTTATCATTAAATTCAAGAATACCTTGATCTTTCACAGATCTCAGTAGTTGTTTAATGGTTTGGGCTTTAGTAATGTTTTCTTTAATGATCTTTTCTCTGGTGCTGTAAGTTACATCTTTATGGGTTAAGAGTTTTACCGCCTGGTTAGAAAGAGAAGAAATAAGATCCTTTTTTTCTTTAAATTCATTAAACAAAATAAACCTTTTGTTAAATTCTGAAATGTTATCTTTATTTAAACCATTGGCCTGATACCATTTCATAAAATCTCCGGAGTTTTTAAATTTTAAAGATACCTGATTAAGCACTGTACAAATATCATATAGAGAATTACTTATAGCCATGAAGCTTTTCCTTAGTTTTTGCTCACTACTCTTTATAAATTCAATATCTTTTTCTTCAATTTCGTAACTTCCGAAATCAAAATTAGAAACATAGATATCCTTTTTTATTACTTCTTGTAGTTCTCCAAAGATATCCACTACATCACCCCCTTTACGATCTTTACGAAGGTAGATTGTATGGTTTTGTATTGAATACTTTTAGTTTCCATGATTGTTTTCCCTTTCTCTGTTAATTTCATAATTTTTGAAGATTGAAAGATTGGATCTAGAACTTGAATTCCTCCCTTATCTAAATTATCTTTAAGCATTTTTAGATGTTCTTTTTCCATCTTACTTCTACCAACTCGATTAGGAACCACCATAGCTATTTTTTCAATACCAATTTCTTTAATTAGATTGACCATCCCTTTAGTAGTCACATTATCCAGAAATGTGGGAATAACCACTTTATCACTGACATCTAAAAATATATCATCTAGTTTCAGTACTGGAGACCCATCAATTAAGATATAATCATATTGTTTTTTAAAAATTTCAATTAACTTTAAAAATTTATCTTCAAATGTAGATTTAATCCTTGTAGTAGTCAGTGGGATATAGAGTAACCCTTCCCGTAACCTCATGAGCTCTCCATGACCATCCTCAATATACCCCTCTAATCCCTTACCATACCCCGTATCAATACCTGCAAGCTGCAAGATATTGTTTTGAGAATCTGATGTAAGAATTAACACCTTATTTTTCTTTCCATGAAGGTTTTCAAGGGAAGATAAAATATGTCCGGTCCAAAATGTAAGTAACGATTTTCCTACTCCACCCTTATTATTTTTAAATAGAATTACTTTTCCCATTAGACAATCACCTTCTCACTTTTTTTTTCATATAATACCTCTTGAGTTTTTAATTTATTATATTTTTTGCAGAGCTGGTTCCCAAGATCATCATCTACACCTTGGCACTCATACCCAATATTTTTTAAAATTGAATTTCTCATAGATCTAATTTCAGATTCCCCTAGATTTTTAACCATGAAGGTTATTTTTTCTTTCCTAGTGATTTTCTTAAGATCTATCGACTCAACTATCCGATGATCTTTATCTTTTAAAATAGCTACTAAAATTTTAGAGTTTAGAGGTTTATTCTTTGATTTCATAAATTCAATCACTTTTTCAACTTCGCCTACAGATCCCTTGGAATAATTTTTAATATTTTTTAGGGTTTGGGAGTTATAGTTTTTAAATCCATTTCTAACTATCAACTCTTTTATGGTTTTTAAAATAATTTCATCAGAAGCAGCAGCAGGATTTCCTTTTGTGCTACTACTATCTTTTTGTGGGAGTATATTTATGGGAGTATTATCAGACGACTTTTGAGA
This window of the Psychrilyobacter piezotolerans genome carries:
- a CDS encoding TraG/VirB4 family ATPase, producing MIFKEYLNEDKLFNYIPWGYLINLDVEEDEKNNQLGLMLNKDGTLQVIIKYRGQDLDSSLDDTVDLISYKINELMKRLGNEYSFYIEARRKKSKIYESHIDKINKIPLYLMESKRKESFESGNHYESEYYFTIVYSPPKDNSQKISDLYITKNKDDVKEIIAKKYLDDFVSKISFFFSEFSTYFVEAKLLNQQELLTYLHSTISKQNIDMTVPTLETPIDSYLYDTELIGGLEPRLEDEYLKVISINSFPDTSYSCILDSLNRLPINYRWVTRFIPIEKEEALKTLNSQYKKWFGGRKSFFQLIQETFTGRETEHNINRDSLSKAEEVQEEKELIQGEYASLGYYTNVLILQNKDIQLLEEDSNLIQKVINSIGFTCVEESLNSVEGYLGSLPGNFTYNVRKPLINSIFLSHLLPLSCVWQGEQRNKHLKDTSLIATSTSGSTPFYLNLHQGDVGHTMIIGPTGSGKSVLLNAITNNWFKYEKSKVFTFDKGGSSRVLTKALDGIFYDLGHEENIISFQPLKNIDKDIEFCQEWLENIFIQEKIELIPEKKEHIYKALLDLKETPVELRTISSFATYLQDEELRLAIKPYTNQGIMGKYFDSNNENIDLNNFYTVFEMEKISDNKTAITPILSYLFYRLEQSLDGTPTLIILDECWLFFDNEQFEQKIREWLKVLRKKNASVVFATQELSDIINSNISNTIKNSCKTKILLPDPLARQNIDLYKSFGLNDQEVEILSQATQKKEYYYKSEKGNRLFELDLSQIELSYLATSSEADNKKYQTLENLENKNFNIEWLRYKGIEKSNEIVEKVIKRISEVPK
- a CDS encoding VirB3 family type IV secretion system protein, with the protein product MKEYQVCKAITKEHTLAGGDRKLVILNSTLIAIFILGFQNIVVIPVFLVFHALIIVATKKDNDFFKIFMRYIKTKKNYYP
- the trbB gene encoding P-type conjugative transfer ATPase TrbB encodes the protein MINLSLLKSALGDKISTYLDDKDVIEIMVNPDKKLWIDTLSKGRIFTGEIILSENSRKIINIVSTTSNEVMNKFSTIISAELPGCGSRFQGMIPPSVINPSFTIRKKASMVFSLDRYVKDKIMTLEQMKTIQRAIEERMNILVVGGTSTGKTTLTNAIIDEMKNYNDRIVILEDTQELQCNNEDHVFMRTTPHTSMRDLLKSTMRFRPDRIIVGEVRGGEALDLLKAWNSGHPGGVSTIHANDSKSGLNKLEQYIQEISSTPQQKMIAEAVNLIINIKKDGLRRKIHEIVKVKKYEKNEYILEKIN
- a CDS encoding type IV secretory system conjugative DNA transfer family protein, with product MAIKKKKLSIAVILMTFISTLQFATQTYAKYTNYHRSLGNPLLVIRSIPVYHFYSFFIWGIKGFFKNTPIAFDRSINSIFLSALIGFIILILLNKSKKQLDSHGTARWGTKEDIKKADLYPDPKKIRNSLKKSGMWERYSKVLSDEELKRDGVVLGLDDKRNEILDTSVTHITLMAPTRSGKGVGVIIPTLLTWKHSTVVNDIKGENFQLTAAYREKVLGHKCFKFDPTNPYDSCRYNPLKEIRKGTVYEYQDSMVIAEIVCSVEKEDHWTISARKIFSGVLMHILYIEEEPTIGKVLKFLTDPSKDLQEKMEEIIETKHTDDSTLFENIYNDTTKVKMENEEGEIEEVAMKHTHPKASREAGDIISKPDKERESIMSSLISMLGVYADPIIDKNTSSSDFSIKDLMNDEVPLNLYLVTPPKAIKITAPVFRLIIAQIINGLTDEMDFSNGTENKGFKHRLLLLLDEFPALGKIPIIETALAYIAGYGMKALIITQDINQINRLYTKDNSILSNCHINMFFTPSKGDYETPKIISSALGTETIEYQTKSFKGFKYFSDWNHTEHIASRNLLTVGEVGTYDMDKSLILVTGEHPIQGTKVRYFKDPKYLKKIDKKILDKIVKEKEAAEQPTDL
- a CDS encoding TrbI/VirB10 family protein, which encodes MEKVEIKGVHISKKMVVLTALGVILVFILLLVLKPSKKEVVKVVETQVIEKIEEDIGLPGDYVEQKEWENQGKEIESYEKPPEDGYQNNYEQEVPSYYADQEEQKRLAAIELAKASKIGFMNSGSDYSKKNIKEKKEMDAVNETSLGFYNTNYLKAREELPLKDLEVKQGTIIPSVTISKINSDLPGDVVAQVSENVYDSKTGNYLLIPKGSKLYGSYLSDINFGQERIGVNWDRIIFPNQKSINLIGMAGITSSGEKGLKDKVNNHYGKLLQGIVFSSVLATTTSIVTDDNGSDDDDRSYLSIAGETASLETIKVGNKIVERSLSVDPTIEIRNGMKFNILVNKDIILSEYEL
- a CDS encoding TrbG/VirB9 family P-type conjugative transfer protein, giving the protein MRKKLLILMIAISSITSFSEDFTMVKSRIQSGLKQAKANIKTTFVYNKSDSYNIYGKLGYLTSINLNKDEEIIFIGAGDTSRWGLETVSTPNGSRVYIKPFYKDIKTNITIQTDKREYNILINSSTNQWNSVVEFDYPQQKLELKRNKEKIKQEQAAKDRNELTTVNTESINFRYKIYSHKLEIAPTQVFDDGNKTFFVMKDIMQEAPSLFLKDGKDLKLVNYRVKNNYYIVDRLGKEFILKLGKKSVRIKKK
- a CDS encoding type IV secretion system protein, giving the protein MWKTNIKKTKDKVELSPSSPWNDRYMKLSKSVRNWQLAFLSMVIMFSISLFVTLRISTKASFVPYIVEIKKTGEVTNIVRPLENKYSISDVQYKHYLRQFLIKIRSIPLDPVLFSTEYKEALKYTSLEAKTKLKKIYMEDNINQRFKDKESRNIQIASIVKVPNTNSFKVRWKETSYREGGISDRANQEGIFSLKSIPANTEAELIINPLGITITDLSINQDF
- a CDS encoding TrbC/VirB2 family protein, with the protein product MKNKEIKAIKFISENIGFLTILTLFIVLNQASLASGAGLPFEGQLDKIMESITGPVAKSLAIIAVASCGLAMAFGEMGGAMKKLVNIVFGISIVFAATSWVPTFFGFSGGVGF
- a CDS encoding ParA family protein, giving the protein MGKVILFKNNKGGVGKSLLTFWTGHILSSLENLHGKKNKVLILTSDSQNNILQLAGIDTGYGKGLEGYIEDGHGELMRLREGLLYIPLTTTRIKSTFEDKFLKLIEIFKKQYDYILIDGSPVLKLDDIFLDVSDKVVIPTFLDNVTTKGMVNLIKEIGIEKIAMVVPNRVGRSKMEKEHLKMLKDNLDKGGIQVLDPIFQSSKIMKLTEKGKTIMETKSIQYKTIQSTFVKIVKGVM